The Natronosporangium hydrolyticum nucleotide sequence GACAGCCGCTCCAGACCAGGCCCGGCCGGCCGTGATGACCGACGTCGCCCAGCTGGCCGGCGTCTCCCACCAGACCGTCTCGCGGGTGTTGAACGACAACCCGCGGGTGCACCCGGAGACCCGCGAGCGGGTGCTGCGGGCGATCGCTCAACTGGGTTATCGGCGCAACGCTATGGCCCGGGGGCTGGTCAGCCGGCGCTCCCGGGTCTTGGGGGTGGTCAGCTTCGACACGATCCTGTTCGGCCCCGCATCGACGCTGCTCGGCATCGAGCGGGCGGCGCGGGTGGCCGGCTACGGGGTCAGCATCGTCACCCTGGAGCGGGTCGACCGCACCAGTGTGCTCGACGCCACCAACGTGCTGGCCGACCAGGGGGTCGACGGTGTCATCATCATCGCCCCGCAGATGTCCGCCGCCGCCGCGCTGCACAACCTTCCCAACGGGTTGGTCGCGGTGGCGGTGGAGGCCGGTCACGACAGTGCCCTGCCCTCGGTGGCGGTGGACCAGGTCGACGGCGCCCGACTGGCCGTACGCCACCTCCTCGAGCTGGGCCACGAGACGGTGTGGCACATCGCCGGTCCCAGCGACTGGCTGGAGGCGCGGGACCGGATCGAGGGC carries:
- a CDS encoding LacI family DNA-binding transcriptional regulator; the protein is MTAAPDQARPAVMTDVAQLAGVSHQTVSRVLNDNPRVHPETRERVLRAIAQLGYRRNAMARGLVSRRSRVLGVVSFDTILFGPASTLLGIERAARVAGYGVSIVTLERVDRTSVLDATNVLADQGVDGVIIIAPQMSAAAALHNLPNGLVAVAVEAGHDSALPSVAVDQVDGARLAVRHLLELGHETVWHIAGPSDWLEARDRIEGWRQTLAEAGATVPPVMVGDWSARSGYAAGLALSAIAGVTAVFAGNDQMALGLLRALHERGIRVPDDISVVGFDDIPEAEFLLPPLTTVRQDFDEVGRRSMALLLDLLDSDAGARTVATPSAVRPTLVLRQSTAPRAG